One segment of Cyprinus carpio isolate SPL01 chromosome A17, ASM1834038v1, whole genome shotgun sequence DNA contains the following:
- the LOC122148252 gene encoding ral GTPase-activating protein subunit alpha-2-like: MRSWPWRQTEDPSIRAERQREPTHHEPKSPFYLCRLLLNDLGMNSWDRRKSFHLLKKNSKLLRELKNLDSRQCRETHKIAVFYIGEGQEDKCSILSNTEGSQAYEDFVSGLGWEVNLATHCGFMGGLQRNGSTGSTAPYYATSNMEVIFHVSTRMPSDSDDSITKKLRHLGNDEVQIVWVGAPLGITEEESFPPTSEMSSSSSTP, from the exons ATGAGGAGCTGGCCCTGGCGACAGACTGAAGACCCCAGCATCAGagcagagaggcagagagagccCACGCACCACGAGCCAAAATCTCCTTTTTACCTCTGCAGACTTCTCCTCAATGACCTCGGCATGAACTCATGGGATCGCAG AAAAAGCTTTCATCTTCTAAAGAAGAACTCCAAGCTCTTGAGAGAGCTGAAGAATTTGGACTCAAGGCAATG TCGAGAGACGCACAAGATTGCCGTGTTCTACATTGGAGAAGGCCAGGAGGACAAATGCTCCATTCTGTCCAACACGGAGGGCAGTCAGGCTTATGAGGACTTTGTCTCTGGGCTGGGATGGGAG GTGAATCTGGCCACTCACTGTGGGTTTATGGGTGGTTTGCAGAGAAACGGCAGCACAGGTAGCACAGCACCATATTACGCTACATCCAACATGGAGGTCATCTTCCATGTGTCGACTCGCATGCCTTCTGACTCAGATGACTCCATCACCAAAAAG CTTCGTCACTTGGGAAACGATGAAGTGCAAATTGTGTGGGTCGGAGCACCACTCGGGATTACAGAAGAGGAATCATTCCCACCGACTTCGGAGATGTCCTCATCATCATCTACCCCATGA